A segment of the Synechococcus sp. CBW1002 genome:
CCACATGCTCCTGCTCGCTGCGGCCCCGGTCGCGGTCGTGGCTCCTGGGGAAGTCCACATCCCAGTAGCGCTCGTCGGTGATGCTGAGCTCGCCCCCCGGTCGCCGGCTGATCCGCACCAGGTGGCCGGGCTTCACCTGGTGGATCCCTTCGAAGGCGGTGGTGCCGGGCACCATCGTCTGCATCAGCTGGTGAAACAGGCCGGTGGCACTGAAGCGCCGCTGCACCGACGGATGGGCGAACAGCACCTTCAGCTCCGAGCCGAACACGATGCCGTCGTCGGTTTCGCACCAGTACTGGGGTTTGATGCCGAACCGGTCGCGCACCAGGGTGAGGCTGTCATCACCGCGGTCGTAGAGGGCGAAGGCGAACTCACCGCGCAGCTGGGGCAGGGTGCGCGCCAGGCCGTCGCGCAGGTAGAGCCGCAGCAGGATCTCCGAGTCGCTCTTGGTGGTGAAGCGCACCCCCTCCGCCTCCAGGCGGGCGCGGATGCGCTGGAAGTCGTAGAACTCGCCGTTGTGGGCCATCAGCACCCGGCCGTCCTCCGAGAGGAACGGCTGGCGGGCCCGCTGCTCATTGAGGTCGATGATCGAGAGGCGCGCGTGGCAGAAGCCCACGCCGGCGTCGTTGAGCACCTCGTAGCCGAAACCATCCGGGCCGCGGTGGACCTGGATCGCCGCCATGTTCACCAGGATCTGGGGATCGACCGGCTGGTCGCGATGGCGATGGACGATGCCGCCGATGCCGCACATGGATTCGTTCCTCTCTGGGTTGGGGCGTGGGAAGTGATGGGCCGCAGTGGCCGGTTGGGCTGGTCAGGTCAGATCACGTCGAGCACACGCTCGGTGCGTTCCACCATGCAGGTGAGCAGGGCCATGCGCACGAACACGGCGCCGCGGGCCTGGGAGAAGTACCAGTTGTGGGGCGTGCGGTCGAGGCTGGTGCAGAGCTCCACGCCGCGGGCCAGCGGATGCAGCACCATCGCGCCGGGCTTGAGGGGGAGATCGGCGCTGAGCCGGAAGCTGCGGCCATGGGTCTCATAGCCGTCGCCCACCCAGGCGATGGCGTTGATGTAGATCACATCCAGTTCTCCCAGCTCGCTGCGCAGGTCGGTGCTGGTGCTCAGCACCAGCCCGGCTTCCTCCAGTTCCTCCCGCTGCCCCGGATCGAAGATCTGCTCGGGGGACAGGCCCGGGTCGTGAAAGATCACCACCTCACGGGCCATGGTGGGGAAGTGGGCCAGGGTGCGCAGCAGGCTCCGCACCGTCCGCATCCGGTTCGGCAGCCCCACGATGCCGATCCGCACCTGGGCACTGGCGGGCACGGCGGCCTGGCAGAGCTCCGGCCGCCACTTGAACATCGTGTAGAGATCCGCCATCGCCTGGGTGGGATGCTCATCGGTGCCGTTGCCGGCATTGATGATCGGGATCCGCAGGGAGCGGGTCATCTGATACACCGAGTCTTCCACCGAGTCGCGCAGCACCACGCAGTCGCCGTAGTGGTTGAACATCTCGCCGATGTCGGCGTAAGACTCCCCTTTGGCGATGCCGGTGGTGGAGCGGTCACCGATGGTGATCGTCTCGCCGCCGAGGCGGTGCCAGGCACTGGCGAAGGAGAGGCGGGTGCGGGTGCTGGGCTCGAAGAAGGCGTTGATCAGGATCTTGCCGGTGAGCGGCTTGTTGATGCGGATGTAGCGCTCCGGGTTGCTCTCGAACTTGGCCGCCAGCCGGAACAGCTGCAGCAGGGTGCCCGCCTCGAACTGGCCGCTGGCGATCACGTGCTGTGTGGCCAGGGGCTGCAGCGGCTCGCCGATCTCAGGGATGCTGGCCAGCAGCGCCTTGGGGTGGGCGCTGCCGTACACGTCCGGGCAGTGGCGATCGAACTGGGTCGCATCGATCAGTTCGGTTCGCCGTCGCTGCAGTGCTGTCACCCCGATTCGTGCGCCTGACCGATCGTTCCACACCTGGCGCCACGGTGGTGGGAGCCGATGTAACTCTGCCAGGGCTTTTACGATTGTTTTTCGTTTTTGCCGCCGAAATGTCTGTGACCCGCCGATAGGGCCTGAACCCCGCGTCTCACCAGACCCGGCCGTGGCGCAGTTCATGCAGCCAGATGCCCACCAGGATCAAGGTGGCGGCCAGCAGGCCCACGATGCTGCCTTGCACGATCAGCTGGAACAGCAGGCTGCCGGCCAGCAGCTGCGGAGCGTCGTCAGCGGTGGCAGGCGATGCCGCCGCCCTGCCGGCCAGGTTGGCCAGCCCCCAGAGGCCGGCGAGGAGAAGGCCGGCCCCCACACCACTGCGCCTGGACAGCAGCCGCCAGCGGGATGAAGGGGGCCTGGGGCTGGGAGGCGCGGAATCGGAATCGGCGGATCGGAAGCGAGCCATGGCGGCAGAAAGGAAGCGGTGATCAGGTGCGGGCCAGGGTTCGCCAGTCGAACGTCTCCGGGGCCAGGCGGGTGCCGATCACCATCACCAGCGCCGAGACGCTGGCCGAGAGCAGGGCGGCGCAGTAGGGAGCGATCAGCACGTAGGCCGTCAGCCCCACCGCCGACCCGATCAGCATCGCCAGCAGGGCGGCCGTGCGGTTCGCCGTTTTCCAGTAGAGCCCGCAGGCGATCGGCCAGATCGTGGAGGCCACCAGCGCTCCGGTGAACAGCAGCAACTGGTACATCGAGGTGATGTAGTTCCAGGAGAGCAGCACCGTGACCAGGCCCAGCCCCACCACGATCTGGCGGGCGGCGCGCTTCACTTCAGCATCACTCGCCTCGGGCCGCAGCATCTTGACGTACACATCCTCGGCCAGCAGATCGGCGGTGGAGGCCAGCAGCGAATCGAGGGTGGAGGTGAGCGAGGAGAAGATGATCACGAACACCATCATGGCGCCGGCCGAACCCAGCAATTTGGCGGCCACGATCGGAAACACCATGTTCACCTGCGGCACCTCGAAGTTCTGAGCCAGGGCCATCAGCGCGATCGAGCCGGTCACGATCGGCACGGTGAACCAGGCGAAGCCGCCGAACACAAAGGAGCGAAACACCACCGATTCGCGGCTGGCGAACACGCGCGACCACCAGATGTTGTTGTGAAACACCTCTCCCATGCTGAACAGGCCCGTGTTCCAGGCGAACAGCAGGCCCGCCGGCAGCAGCAGGTTGAGGCGGGAGGGGTGATCGCTGGCCAGGCGCGCATAGATCTCGCCGGCGCCGAAGTGGCTGTACCCCAGCACGGCGACCACTACCAGGATCGCCATGATCAGCAGCGACTGGATGAAGTCCGTGCCCACCACGGCGCGCATGCCGCCGAACAGGGTGTAGACGGTGGACACACCGATCACCACCAGCATGCCGAGCCGGTAATCGAAGCCCGAGAGCGCCTGCAGCAGCAGGCCCGCCCCCATGCCCTGGGTGATCAGGAAGCCGGCGGTGTACACCATGGTGATCACCAGAAACACGGCCCAGACCAACCGGCCATAGCGCAGCCGCACGAAGTCGCCGCTGGTGCGGGCCGTGGGCATCACCCGCTTGATCCGGATCGCCAGGGGGGCGAACAGCAGCAGCCCCAGGCCGGCCAGGGCGTAGCCGAACATGCCCCAGAGACCAAGGGTGTAGCCCACCTCCGGGGCCGCCAGGGTGGTGTTGCCCGTCACCCAGCTGGCCATCAGCGTGGCCGTGCTCAGGGCCAGACCGATGTTGCGGCCGGCCAGCAGATAATCGTCCGCATCGCCGCCGGATCCGCGGCGGCCCCACCAGATCCCGAGGCTGATCCAGAGAACCGAGAAGGCGATCAGCAGAAACCAGGCGATGCCCGGGTCCAGCAGGGGCGTGTCGGTCATGGCGCGGGGCGAACGGTGTGGGAGAGCACGGAAGGCTGGATCAGATCACCGGATCAGGAGGGGTCGAAGGGATCGCGGCCCTGCCAGTACCAATGCCCCCGCAGGATCATCACCACCGTGGCCAGGGTGACGATTCCCCCAAGGCTGAACAGCAGCACGGCCTGGTGGAATTCGCTCACGGAGTTCTGGAAGGTTGGGGATGCAGGGATGGCACCAGGATCGGGCTGGATACAAAAAAAGCCCCCGGGAATCCGAGAGCTTGATTGAGATCGTCAAGTTGGTGGCGGGGGCGAGATTTGAACTCGCGACCTTCGGGTTATGAGCCCGACGAGCTACCAGACTGCTCTACCCCGCGGCGACCCCAGAAAGATAACACCTGGGGTGTCCGTCCTGAACCTTGGAGCCCCTGAAGCCCCGCCCGGCAGCACAGTTGAAGCGTGGCTCAGTCGAAGCGCAGTTCGCCGTTCACCTGCAGCTGGAGGTGCGGCGCGGGTTGCAGGAAGCGGCCCCGCAATTCATCGAGGGTCATGGGCATCAGCCAGTCGAGCTGTTCCAGCAGGTGCAGCGCCACGGCGTGCTTGGCGCGGGAGGAGCCGTCTTCCACCTTGATCGCCACGCCCAGACCCTCCCCCACGCGGCTGAGGCACTGGATGCCCTCGGCGCCGCCCTTGCTCACCACCTGGCCGTGGCTGTGGCGCATCAGCTCGGTGTCGAAGCGGCCTTCGCCGGCCACCAGCTCGGGGTGAGCCAGCATCGCCCGCGAGAGCCGCTCCAGGTCGGGCTGCTGCGAGGCTCCCAGGTGGGCGAACAACAGGGCCATCTGGGCCAGCTGCAGCTGCAGGGTCGGGGCGCCGCAGTCGTCCCGCGCCGACACCAGCTCGGCCGCAGGCAGGGCCAGCAGCTCCGCCACCCGCTTGCGCACCTCCTGCTGCAGGGGATGGTCATCGAGCAGGTAGGTCTCGCGCGACCAGCCCATGCGCCGGCAGGCGGCCAGAAAGGCGGCATGTTTGCCGGAACAGTTGTGTTCCAGCGGACTGGTGGCGCCCGCCGGAACGGGGCACTGCAGCTGCTCGGTTTCCAGGTCCGCCTGCCAGAGCAGCCTGAAGGCCTCGCGGGCATGGGCGGGGGTGCCGGCATGGGAGGCACAGGCGATGGCCAGGCTCCGATCACTGCTGTCCCCCATGTCGGCGGCGCCGCAGCTCACGAACACGGTGGCCTGGAACGGCTTCTGGGCCGAGCGCATGAAGCTGAGCCGCTGGGGGTCGCCTGCCCGCATCAGCACCCGGCCGCGCTGATCGCACACCACGGCGTGAACCCGGTGGCTGGATTCCGGAATCCCCTCCCGCAGGAGGCGCACCTCCAGGGGCGGAATCCCGGGCCGGGAGCTGCCGAAGCTGGAGGACAGAGTCATGCGGACGTCATGAATCAGCGGGTGAACACCTCCGGCCTGCGGGTGCCCGGCAGAGGTTCAGAGAGCCTGACAGAGGCTGGTCCCGCAGAACAGCAGGCCAGCGGCAAGGGCCAACGCCTGCTGCAGCCGCCGCAGCACCGGCCGCACCTGGTGCTTGGAGACCAGCAGATCCTGACTTCGCCAGGCCAGCGGCTTCTCCCAGACCTGGCCGTCGTACCAGCCGGATTCCTCGTACTCCACCCGCTCCGAGAGCAGCCGCTTGTGCACGTAGGTCCAGCCCAGCCACTGGCGCAGCAGCAGCAGCAGGGGAACCACTACCGCCGCCACCAGGCCCGAGAGGATCAATCGTGGCGGGTCATGGCGCAGGGGCACACTGCCGCTGGCGATCAGCAGGGTGAGCGGTGCCACCAGCAGCCAGCTGATCGCCAGGGGCCGCAGCAGCCCGGCCAGATCGTTGGACGGCCAGGCGAAGAACCAGGAGCGGCAGAGCTGGCCGTACTCCTCCAGCGGACGCTGTTCCGGCGGCACCGGACAGGGGGTGTCGATCGCCGGGCCAGCCATCGGACGTGATGCGTCCGTCAGGACGCCGAAAGCTGCGCAGAGCCTAGATAGCGCTGCTGTTCGCCGTGGCCCCAGAACGCTTCCAGGTCGTAGAAGCTGCGCTCGTCCGGGGTGAGCACATGCACGATCACCTCGCCGTAATCGATCAACACCCAGCGTCCTTCGGCCTGGCCCTCACGGCGCAGCGGCAGACGGCCCGCCTCGGCTTCGAGCCGGTCTTCCACTGAGCGGGCGATGGCACGCACCTGCACGTCCGACAGACCGCTGCAGATCACGAACCAGTCGGCCAGCGATGACACTTCATCGACCCGGATCAGGCGGATGTCCACGGCCTTGCGGTCGTCGCAGGCGTCAGCGGCCAGGCGGGCCAGGGCCTCACTGTCCTGGGGGTCGATGGTGCTGAGTGCTGGGGCGGAGGCTTCAGCCATAGACGTTCTCGCTGGTGACGGACTGACGGGACCCCTGCTGCTGGGCCATCTCGGCGCGGGCCCGCTCAGCGCTCTTGCGCAGGGCTTCGAGCCGGTCTTCGTAGAAGCCGCGCTTTTTCTTCTTGCGGGTCTGCTCCACCAGCACCTTGAGGGCACCGCCGAGGCTCTTGTAGGCGTTGGGCAGGCTGTAGCCGAAGCGGGTGGCCAGGTCAATCGCCCGCTCATCCGCCGCGATGGCGTCCTGCAGGCGCTTTTCGGAATTGTTCTTCAGGTAGAGCCGGTAGCCGGCGAAGCCGGAGAGGCCCAGGGCCATCAGCAGCAGCAGGCCGTCCTGCACCCAGAGTTCGCCGATGGCGCCGCCGAGGCCGATGGCCAGGGCCGCCATTTCCCAGCCATCGCGAGGAACGGCATCGTTCTGGATGCGGCCCACCTCATGCCAGAAAAGCAGGTTGCGGTGGTCGAGGGCCAGTTGGTCCCAGCTCTCCAGGTCGACCTGGATCTCGACCTCGTCACGACCGATCTCCTCGATGGTGATCAGGGGTGGATCGGCGGAGGCGGCCGCTTCCACGAACACCCAGCTCTGCATTTCCGGTGGCAGCTGCCCCTTCAGGCGCTGGAGTTCACTCATCGACAGACGCACCAGTGGATCCTGATTCCACGTTAGCGAGGGCCTGGCTCAAGGTGATATTGGTGCCATCCAGCACGGGAACCAGCCAGGGCCCATGAGAGGCTGAGCCCGTTTGGCCATCGCCCCCCCATGCCCCGCCGCACGGACCTGCGTCGCATCCTGCTGCTGGGCTCGGGGCCGATCGTGATCGGTCAGGCCTGCGAGTTCGACTATTCCGGTACCCAGGCCTGCAAGGCCTTGCGGGCCGAGGGGTTCGAGGTGGTGCTGGTGAACAGCAATCCGGCTTCGATCATGACCGATCCGGACATGGCGGATCGCACCTACATCGAGCCGCTCACCCCCGCAGTGGTGGCTCGGGTGATCGAGATCGAGCGGCCCGATGCCCTGCTGCCCACCATGGGCGGCCAGACCGCCCTCAACCTGGCGGTGACCCTCGCCCGCGACGGCACCCTGGCGCGCTACGGGGTGGAGCTGATCGGCGCCAATCTGGAGGCGATCGAGAAGGCCGAAGACCGCGACCTGTTCAAGCAGGCGATGGAGCGGATCGGTGTGGCCGTGTGCCCCTCCGGCATCGCCACCAGCCTGGAGGAGGCCGAGGTGGTGGGAGAGGAGATCGGGGGTTATCCGCGGATCATCCGCCCCGCCTTCACCCTGGGCGGCTCCGGCGGTGGCATCGCCTACAACCCCGATGAATTCCGCGCCTTCTGCAAGAGCGGCCTGGAGGCCAGCCCCGTCTCCCAGATCCTGATCGAGAAGTCGCTGCTGGGCTGGAAGGAGTTCGAGCTGGAGGTGATGCGCGACACCGCCGACAACGTGGTGATCGTCTGCTCGATCGAGAACCTCGATCCGATGGGGGTGCATACCGGCGATTCGATCACGGTGGCGCCGGCCCAGACCCTCACGGACCGGGAGTATCAGCGGCTGCGCGATCAGTCGATCGCGATCATCCGCGAGATCGGGGTCGACACCGGCGGCAGCAACATCCAGTTCGCGATCAATCCCGCCAACGGCGATGTGGTGGTGATCGAGATGAATCCCCGCGTCAGCCGCTCCTCCGCCCTGGCCTCCAAGGCCACCGGCTTTCCGATCGCCAAGATCGCCGCCCGCCTGGCGGTGGGCTACACCCTCGATGAAATCATCAACGACATCACCGGTGCCACACCGGCCTGCTTCGAGCCCACGATCGACTATGTGGTGACCAAGATTCCGCGTTTTGCCTTCGAGAAGTTCCGAGGCAGTTCGCCGGTGCTCACCACCTCGATGAAATCGGTGGGGGAGGCGATGGCGATCGGCCGCTGCTTCGAGGAGTCGTTCCAGAAGGCCCTGCGTTCCCTCGAGACCGGCCATGCCGGCTGGGGTTGCGACCGTCCCGAGCGGCAGCTGGAAAGCACGGAGCTGGAGCGGGCCCTGCGCACCCCCACCCCCGAACGGATCTTCGCCGTGCGCGACGCCATGCGCGCCGGCCGCAGCGACGCGGACATTCATCAGCTTTCCGCGATCGACCCCTGGTTCCTGGCCAAGCTGCGCGGCATCGTCGACGCCGAAGGCCGGTTGCTGCAGGGTCGTCGGCTGGAGCAGCTCGATGCCGCCGCTCTGCTGGAGCTCAAGCAGCTGGGCTTCTCCGATCGCCAGATCGCCTGGGCCACCGGCAGCGAGGAGCTGGCGGTGCGGCGTCATCGCCAGGCACTGGGGGTGCGGGCCGTGTTCAAGACGGTGGATACCTGCGCCGCCGAATTCGCCTCCAGCACCCCGTACCACTACTCCACCTACGAGCGCCCCCTGGAACGCATCGCCGCCGACGGTTCGCTGCAGCTGGTGCCACCGGAAGACGAGGTGCAGCCTGAAACCCGCCGCAAGGTGATGATCCTCGGCGGCGGCCCCAATCGCATCGGCCAGGGCATTGAGTTCGACTACTGCTGTGTGCATGCCTCCTTTGCCCTGCAGGAGGCCGGTTTCGCCACGGTGATGGTGAACAGCAACCCGGAAACGGTGTCCACCGATTACGACACCAGCGACCGGCTCTACTTCGAACCCCTCACCTTCGAAGACGTGCTCAACGTGATCGAGGCCGAGAAGCCGGAGGGGGTGATCGTCCAGTTCGGCGGCCAGACGCCACTCAAGCTGGCGATCCCCCTGCTCCATTGGCTGAACACCCCCGAGGGCGCCGCCACCGGCACCCGCATCTGGGGCACCTCACCGGAATCGATCGACCGCGCCGAAGACCGTGAGCAGTTTGAGGCGATCCTGCGCCAGCTGGAGGTGCGCCAGCCCCGCAACGGCCTGGCCCGCACCGATGCCGAGGCCCGGGCCGTGGCTGCCAGGGTGGGGTACCCGGTGGTGGTGCGCCCCAGCTACGTGCTGGGCGGGCGGGCCATGGAGGTGGTGGCCGATGAGAGCGAGCTCAACCGCTACATGGTCGAGGCGGTGCAGGTGTCTCCCGACCATCCGGTGCTGATCGATCAGTACCTCGAGAACGCCACGGAGGTGGATGTCGATGCCCTCTGCGACCGGGAGGGCCGGGTGGTGATCGGTGGCCTGATGGAGCACATCGAGCCGGCCGGCATCCACTCCGGCGATTCCGCCTGCGCGTTGCCGTCGCGCACCCTCGGTGCCGAGGCCCTGGCCACCATCCGCCAGTGGACCGCGGCCCTGGCCCGTTCTCTCGAGGTGTGCGGCCTGATCAACCTGCAGTTCGCCGTGCAGGGGGATGCCGCGTCAGGCCAGACCGTGTACATCATCGAAGCCAACCCGCGCGCCTCCCGCACGGTGCCGTTCGTGGCCAAGGCCACCGGTGTGGCCCTCGCCAAGGTGGCCAGCCAGCTGATGGCCGGCCGCACCCTGGCGGATCTCGGCCTCACCACCGAACCGGTGCCGCCGCTGCAGAGCGTCAAGGAAGCGGTGCTGCCGTTCAAACGCTTCCCTGGATCCGACACCGTGCTGGGACCCGAGATGCGCTCCACCGGCGAGGTGATGGGCAGCGCCCGCAGCTTCGGCATGGCCTACGCCAAGGCCGAGATCGCCGCCGGCGATGCCCTGCCCACCGGGGGGAGCGTGTTCCTCTCCACCCATGACCGCGACAAGGCCGGCCTGCTGCCGGTGGCCCGGAGCCTGCATGGGCTCGGCTTCTCCCTGATCGCCACCAGCGGCACCGCCGCCGCCCTGGAAGACGGCGGCCTGCCGGTGGAGCGGGTGCTGAAGGTGCACGAGGGCAGGCCCAACATCGAGGATGCGATCCGCTCTGGCCGGATCCAGCTGATCATCAACACGCCGATCGGGCGGCAGGCCGCCCACGACGACACCTACCTGCGCCGGGCGGCGCTCGATTACGCCGTGCCCACGGTGACCACTCTGGCCGGTGGACTGGCTGCGGTGGAGGCGATCGCGGCGTTGCAACAGCAGACGCTTGAGGTGACGGCCCTGCAGGACATTCACCGGGTCGCGGCGCCGGTGGCTTGAGCACTGGCACTGGCCGCAGCAGGCCTCAACACCGGCCGCTGCCGGCCTGGGTAGGGTTTGGCCACCATCTCCCGCCGCCCATGACCCTGGCCTCCAGCCCCGCGCCCGCGACCTCCGCCGTTTCGACCGCCGCTTCCAACCCCGCTGTGGCCGGCGGCAGCGTGCCTGCCCCGGGTAGCGATTGCACCGCCGCCTTCCGGGCCGCCTACGAGAACCGCTACACCTGGGATCCCGGCTTCGGCGGCTACCGCGGCCGCTGTATGTGGGAGCAGGGCGAGCGGCGGTTGGAGGGAAGCTTCACGGTGGGTGCCGATCTGAAGGCCACGGTGGAGGGCTTCGACGATGAGGAGGTGCACAAGGCCGTGGCCTCCCAGCTGTGGGAGGTGGCGATCCACCGGGTGCGCCGCAGTTTCGAGCAGACCCACGGCGCCAACACCTTCACCGCCGGTGACACTGATGCCGTGGGTACCGAGGTGATCGTGGGTGGCAAGGGCGAAGGCGACCGCTACCGCATCCACAACGACGTGGTGACGATGGTGCACCGTCACATCCATGGCACCGTTGTGACGATCTTCACCGAAAGCACCACCGACACCGGGCATGGCTATCTCAGCCACCAATACACCAGCCAATACAGCGATCCCGCCACGGGTGCCCTCCGTGGTGGCCTCAGCCGTTTTACCGATACCTTCGTGCCTCTCACGGAGGCGGGTCCCTGGGTGCTGGGCGAACGTGTGATCGAAACGGATTCTGAGGGCGATTCCGGCCGTCAGAGCTTCCGATTCGAGGATCTGCAACCTCTCGCCTGAGGGATGGCTGGCCACTGGGCAGTGCCCGTGAGACCATCGGCGCACTTGCGTCCTCCCCTGTCTTGCAGGTTCTCGACCAGATCAACGGCATTGTCTGGGGTCCGATCACGTTGTGGCTGATCGGCCTCACCGGCCTCTATCTGATGGTGGGACTGGGCTTCATGCCCCTCCGCCGCATCGGCTTCGGTTTCCGGCAGGCCATCGGCTCGATCGGCAACACCAAGGGTGAAGGTGATGTGAACGCCTTCGAGAGTCTCACCACAGCGCTTGCCGCCACGATCGGCACCGGCAACGTGGCCGGCGTGGCCAGTGCCATCGCGACGGGCGGGCCCGGAGCGGTGTTTTGGATGTGGCTGATTGCGCTGGTGGGGATGGCCACCAAATACGCCGAATCCCTGCTGGCGGTCCATTTCCGCGAGGTGGACGACCTCGGCGAGCACGTGGGTGG
Coding sequences within it:
- a CDS encoding aspartate carbamoyltransferase, whose amino-acid sequence is MQRRRTELIDATQFDRHCPDVYGSAHPKALLASIPEIGEPLQPLATQHVIASGQFEAGTLLQLFRLAAKFESNPERYIRINKPLTGKILINAFFEPSTRTRLSFASAWHRLGGETITIGDRSTTGIAKGESYADIGEMFNHYGDCVVLRDSVEDSVYQMTRSLRIPIINAGNGTDEHPTQAMADLYTMFKWRPELCQAAVPASAQVRIGIVGLPNRMRTVRSLLRTLAHFPTMAREVVIFHDPGLSPEQIFDPGQREELEEAGLVLSTSTDLRSELGELDVIYINAIAWVGDGYETHGRSFRLSADLPLKPGAMVLHPLARGVELCTSLDRTPHNWYFSQARGAVFVRMALLTCMVERTERVLDVI
- a CDS encoding urea transporter yields the protein MTDTPLLDPGIAWFLLIAFSVLWISLGIWWGRRGSGGDADDYLLAGRNIGLALSTATLMASWVTGNTTLAAPEVGYTLGLWGMFGYALAGLGLLLFAPLAIRIKRVMPTARTSGDFVRLRYGRLVWAVFLVITMVYTAGFLITQGMGAGLLLQALSGFDYRLGMLVVIGVSTVYTLFGGMRAVVGTDFIQSLLIMAILVVVAVLGYSHFGAGEIYARLASDHPSRLNLLLPAGLLFAWNTGLFSMGEVFHNNIWWSRVFASRESVVFRSFVFGGFAWFTVPIVTGSIALMALAQNFEVPQVNMVFPIVAAKLLGSAGAMMVFVIIFSSLTSTLDSLLASTADLLAEDVYVKMLRPEASDAEVKRAARQIVVGLGLVTVLLSWNYITSMYQLLLFTGALVASTIWPIACGLYWKTANRTAALLAMLIGSAVGLTAYVLIAPYCAALLSASVSALVMVIGTRLAPETFDWRTLART
- a CDS encoding asparaginase; its protein translation is MTLSSSFGSSRPGIPPLEVRLLREGIPESSHRVHAVVCDQRGRVLMRAGDPQRLSFMRSAQKPFQATVFVSCGAADMGDSSDRSLAIACASHAGTPAHAREAFRLLWQADLETEQLQCPVPAGATSPLEHNCSGKHAAFLAACRRMGWSRETYLLDDHPLQQEVRKRVAELLALPAAELVSARDDCGAPTLQLQLAQMALLFAHLGASQQPDLERLSRAMLAHPELVAGEGRFDTELMRHSHGQVVSKGGAEGIQCLSRVGEGLGVAIKVEDGSSRAKHAVALHLLEQLDWLMPMTLDELRGRFLQPAPHLQLQVNGELRFD
- a CDS encoding CGLD27 family protein — encoded protein: MAGPAIDTPCPVPPEQRPLEEYGQLCRSWFFAWPSNDLAGLLRPLAISWLLVAPLTLLIASGSVPLRHDPPRLILSGLVAAVVVPLLLLLRQWLGWTYVHKRLLSERVEYEESGWYDGQVWEKPLAWRSQDLLVSKHQVRPVLRRLQQALALAAGLLFCGTSLCQAL
- the rsfS gene encoding ribosome silencing factor, with the translated sequence MAEASAPALSTIDPQDSEALARLAADACDDRKAVDIRLIRVDEVSSLADWFVICSGLSDVQVRAIARSVEDRLEAEAGRLPLRREGQAEGRWVLIDYGEVIVHVLTPDERSFYDLEAFWGHGEQQRYLGSAQLSAS
- a CDS encoding DUF3318 domain-containing protein — translated: MSELQRLKGQLPPEMQSWVFVEAAASADPPLITIEEIGRDEVEIQVDLESWDQLALDHRNLLFWHEVGRIQNDAVPRDGWEMAALAIGLGGAIGELWVQDGLLLLMALGLSGFAGYRLYLKNNSEKRLQDAIAADERAIDLATRFGYSLPNAYKSLGGALKVLVEQTRKKKKRGFYEDRLEALRKSAERARAEMAQQQGSRQSVTSENVYG
- the carB gene encoding carbamoyl-phosphate synthase large subunit is translated as MPRRTDLRRILLLGSGPIVIGQACEFDYSGTQACKALRAEGFEVVLVNSNPASIMTDPDMADRTYIEPLTPAVVARVIEIERPDALLPTMGGQTALNLAVTLARDGTLARYGVELIGANLEAIEKAEDRDLFKQAMERIGVAVCPSGIATSLEEAEVVGEEIGGYPRIIRPAFTLGGSGGGIAYNPDEFRAFCKSGLEASPVSQILIEKSLLGWKEFELEVMRDTADNVVIVCSIENLDPMGVHTGDSITVAPAQTLTDREYQRLRDQSIAIIREIGVDTGGSNIQFAINPANGDVVVIEMNPRVSRSSALASKATGFPIAKIAARLAVGYTLDEIINDITGATPACFEPTIDYVVTKIPRFAFEKFRGSSPVLTTSMKSVGEAMAIGRCFEESFQKALRSLETGHAGWGCDRPERQLESTELERALRTPTPERIFAVRDAMRAGRSDADIHQLSAIDPWFLAKLRGIVDAEGRLLQGRRLEQLDAAALLELKQLGFSDRQIAWATGSEELAVRRHRQALGVRAVFKTVDTCAAEFASSTPYHYSTYERPLERIAADGSLQLVPPEDEVQPETRRKVMILGGGPNRIGQGIEFDYCCVHASFALQEAGFATVMVNSNPETVSTDYDTSDRLYFEPLTFEDVLNVIEAEKPEGVIVQFGGQTPLKLAIPLLHWLNTPEGAATGTRIWGTSPESIDRAEDREQFEAILRQLEVRQPRNGLARTDAEARAVAARVGYPVVVRPSYVLGGRAMEVVADESELNRYMVEAVQVSPDHPVLIDQYLENATEVDVDALCDREGRVVIGGLMEHIEPAGIHSGDSACALPSRTLGAEALATIRQWTAALARSLEVCGLINLQFAVQGDAASGQTVYIIEANPRASRTVPFVAKATGVALAKVASQLMAGRTLADLGLTTEPVPPLQSVKEAVLPFKRFPGSDTVLGPEMRSTGEVMGSARSFGMAYAKAEIAAGDALPTGGSVFLSTHDRDKAGLLPVARSLHGLGFSLIATSGTAAALEDGGLPVERVLKVHEGRPNIEDAIRSGRIQLIINTPIGRQAAHDDTYLRRAALDYAVPTVTTLAGGLAAVEAIAALQQQTLEVTALQDIHRVAAPVA
- a CDS encoding DUF3386 domain-containing protein; amino-acid sequence: MTLASSPAPATSAVSTAASNPAVAGGSVPAPGSDCTAAFRAAYENRYTWDPGFGGYRGRCMWEQGERRLEGSFTVGADLKATVEGFDDEEVHKAVASQLWEVAIHRVRRSFEQTHGANTFTAGDTDAVGTEVIVGGKGEGDRYRIHNDVVTMVHRHIHGTVVTIFTESTTDTGHGYLSHQYTSQYSDPATGALRGGLSRFTDTFVPLTEAGPWVLGERVIETDSEGDSGRQSFRFEDLQPLA